From the genome of Cognaticolwellia beringensis, one region includes:
- a CDS encoding MFS transporter → MTNLHQHALLLMLTLFYLETFVGRQIMAVMIEPIKAEFGATDAQMGLLTGLGFAIVFALVGISAGRLADKVNRTYLLAASALLWGVITLISGLATGFVMLLLIRMLIAVAEAPVTSASLSLLADSYPIERRSFAISCFTSGATFAAIIALTVGAYWVEHYGWRQTFFIISTPALLISLLFFFVMPEPRRGQYDILINTPKPTVTTDLTGFRESAKALLQQKDYRLLVASSAIATVGANAFGMWNATFLVRSHDLTLSQAGMMAGFFGGGAAAIGILLSGYLSDRIARHKGVLWLPLLGHILGWLCIIIYFIWPKGLGDEYSFPGVPFAMLFCTLASFFSVWWVSPCLTLLTSIVPGNQRALAISMQTVLITFLGLGLGPMLVGVLSDLLSSLVALESLRYALIITNSSTLISVLLLFKLKSYQSSQRLESKTINQS, encoded by the coding sequence ATGACCAATCTGCATCAACATGCCTTATTGTTGATGCTAACTTTATTTTATCTAGAGACCTTTGTTGGCCGCCAGATTATGGCGGTGATGATTGAACCCATTAAAGCTGAGTTCGGCGCAACTGATGCTCAAATGGGCTTATTAACAGGTCTCGGATTTGCCATCGTATTCGCCTTAGTTGGCATATCAGCCGGTCGTCTCGCCGACAAAGTTAACCGGACTTATTTACTCGCTGCTAGCGCCCTACTTTGGGGTGTGATCACCCTGATAAGTGGCCTTGCAACAGGCTTTGTAATGTTGCTGCTGATCAGGATGTTGATAGCAGTGGCAGAGGCGCCGGTAACATCAGCCTCATTGTCATTACTGGCTGATTCTTACCCTATTGAACGCCGCTCGTTTGCGATCAGTTGTTTCACCTCTGGTGCTACTTTTGCTGCCATCATTGCGCTGACCGTTGGCGCTTATTGGGTTGAGCACTATGGTTGGCGTCAAACTTTTTTTATTATTTCCACGCCCGCTTTATTAATTTCCCTATTGTTCTTTTTTGTTATGCCAGAGCCGCGTCGTGGTCAATATGATATTTTGATAAATACGCCTAAGCCGACAGTAACAACAGATCTAACTGGCTTTAGAGAATCAGCAAAAGCGCTATTGCAACAGAAAGACTATCGGTTACTAGTCGCTTCAAGTGCTATTGCGACCGTAGGTGCAAATGCCTTTGGCATGTGGAATGCCACATTTTTAGTACGCAGTCATGATTTAACCCTATCGCAAGCCGGTATGATGGCCGGTTTTTTTGGTGGCGGCGCCGCTGCTATCGGTATTTTGTTAAGTGGTTATCTTTCCGATAGAATTGCCAGACACAAAGGTGTTTTATGGTTACCTTTGTTGGGTCATATTCTCGGCTGGCTTTGTATCATTATCTATTTTATTTGGCCGAAAGGTTTAGGTGATGAGTATTCATTTCCTGGTGTTCCATTCGCGATGTTATTTTGCACTTTAGCCAGTTTTTTTTCGGTATGGTGGGTCAGTCCCTGCCTAACATTATTAACCTCAATTGTGCCAGGCAACCAGCGCGCATTGGCCATTTCAATGCAAACAGTGCTCATTACATTTTTAGGGCTAGGCTTAGGTCCAATGCTCGTGGGTGTGCTCAGTGATTTACTCAGTAGTTTAGTCGCGCTCGAATCTCTCCGCTATGCGTTGATCATTACGAATAGTTCAACCCTAATATCAGTTTTGCTGCTGTTTAAGTTAAAGTCTTATCAGTCAAGTCAACGACTCGAAAGTAAAACTATCAATCAAAGTTAA
- the dmpG gene encoding 4-hydroxy-2-oxovalerate aldolase — protein MNFKDKKVTLHDMSLRDGMHAKQHQISLDQMVSIATGLDEAGIPLIEVTHGDGLGGASLNYGFPAHTDEEYLSAVVPKMTQAKVSALLIPGIGTLDHLKMAYDHGVSTIRVATHCTEADVSEQHISAARKMGLDTVGFLMMGHMISPEELLVQAKLMESYGANCIYCTDSAGYMLPDDVKSRIGLLRSELNTATEIGFHGHHNLGMSISNSLAAMEMGASRIDGSVAGLGAGAGNTPLEVFTAVLDRMGANHGIDLYKIMDVAEDLVTPMMDQPIRIDRNSLTLGYAGVYSSFLLFAERAEKKYGVPARDILLELGRMKTVGGQEDMIDDTAMTMAKALKAAKA, from the coding sequence ATGAATTTCAAAGACAAAAAAGTTACCTTACACGACATGTCATTACGTGATGGCATGCATGCAAAACAACATCAAATTAGCTTAGATCAAATGGTATCAATTGCCACAGGGCTGGATGAAGCTGGCATTCCACTGATCGAAGTTACCCATGGTGATGGCTTAGGTGGCGCGTCACTTAATTATGGTTTTCCTGCCCATACCGATGAAGAATACTTAAGCGCTGTAGTACCTAAAATGACGCAAGCGAAAGTATCCGCATTGTTAATTCCTGGTATAGGTACCTTAGATCACTTAAAAATGGCCTATGACCACGGTGTCAGCACTATTCGTGTTGCTACGCATTGTACCGAAGCCGACGTCTCTGAACAGCACATTAGTGCAGCTCGTAAAATGGGTCTAGATACGGTTGGTTTCTTGATGATGGGACATATGATCAGCCCAGAAGAACTCCTTGTTCAAGCTAAATTGATGGAGTCTTATGGCGCCAACTGTATTTACTGCACCGATTCTGCCGGTTACATGCTGCCAGACGATGTAAAATCACGTATAGGCTTATTAAGAAGTGAGCTAAATACAGCTACCGAAATTGGTTTTCACGGCCACCATAACTTAGGCATGAGTATTTCTAACTCGCTTGCCGCAATGGAAATGGGTGCCAGTCGCATCGATGGTTCCGTCGCTGGCCTAGGTGCGGGCGCCGGTAATACGCCATTAGAAGTATTTACTGCGGTACTTGACCGAATGGGGGCTAATCACGGCATTGATCTTTATAAGATTATGGATGTTGCTGAAGATTTAGTGACACCGATGATGGATCAGCCAATTCGCATCGATAGAAACTCATTAACGCTTGGTTATGCTGGGGTATATTCGTCATTCTTGTTGTTTGCGGAGCGCGCTGAGAAAAAATATGGTGTACCTGCTCGCGATATTTTACTTGAACTTGGCCGTATGAAAACCGTTGGTGGTCAAGAAGATATGATTGATGATACTGCGATGACCATGGCTAAAGCCCTAAAGGCCGCTAAAGCTTGA